The Pseudomonadota bacterium genome includes a region encoding these proteins:
- a CDS encoding LysM peptidoglycan-binding domain-containing protein, with product MKFAIRKSMKAISKEPFPIIRRWRGKLSLMGWWVLSLCLFGVGCNGRLGGEGTLCRPITLSEAVENAAPEFPVVEWQESLDGDIGEGSALTVFLEYLDEMGSFSVGDPSDSVADIELELQARTVARYQFPLVMNARVQHFISYYSTVQNRFMHRSLARSHRYLGMMRKVLREHDIPEELAYMVLIESGFTNHAYSSAQACGPWQFISATGKRYGLKINAWVDERRDPVKATYAAAAYLVDLYTMFDSWYLAAAAYNAGEGKIQRAMRRHQTDDFWEMARFNYLKRETKDYIPRLIAAIMIAREPEKYGFVEIEYEDPFAFDLVRLEDATDLKVIAWAAGVPVEELRKLNPELSYWCTPPGAGNYELRVPEGSGQVCQQVLSGLSPEKRITFRKHLIAPGDTLSTIARRYRTGVSQIKELNGLAGTRIRAGRELLIPVRVAGSGPVVFDQAIYRSGSPAALPPVPSGSGGQTAYRVRTGDSLWKIARRYNLSVAELQLFNDLGQSTTIKPGQVLRLRPAAANRIKPKPVPVVKGKKERQEIVTLNRGDNLWRIARRYQVTVSELESWNRLPPGKILQPGQQLVVYR from the coding sequence ATGAAATTTGCTATAAGGAAGTCCATGAAAGCTATTTCAAAAGAACCGTTCCCGATCATCCGCAGGTGGCGCGGAAAACTTTCCCTGATGGGTTGGTGGGTATTGTCCTTGTGTCTGTTCGGCGTAGGCTGTAATGGCCGGCTGGGTGGGGAAGGGACGCTTTGTCGCCCGATCACTTTGTCGGAAGCGGTTGAAAACGCCGCTCCGGAGTTCCCGGTTGTTGAATGGCAGGAGAGCCTGGATGGAGACATCGGTGAGGGCTCGGCCCTGACGGTTTTTTTGGAATATCTTGATGAAATGGGGTCTTTTTCTGTGGGGGATCCGTCGGACTCCGTGGCCGACATTGAGCTCGAACTGCAGGCGCGGACTGTTGCCCGTTATCAGTTTCCGCTGGTTATGAACGCTCGGGTTCAGCACTTTATCTCTTATTACAGCACGGTGCAGAACCGGTTTATGCATCGTTCACTGGCTCGATCCCACCGTTATCTGGGAATGATGCGTAAGGTTCTGCGCGAGCATGATATTCCGGAAGAATTGGCTTACATGGTTTTGATTGAAAGCGGTTTCACGAACCATGCGTACTCGTCGGCCCAGGCCTGTGGGCCCTGGCAGTTTATCAGCGCCACCGGCAAGCGCTACGGGCTTAAAATCAACGCCTGGGTGGATGAACGCCGCGATCCGGTCAAGGCGACCTATGCGGCGGCAGCGTATTTGGTGGACCTTTATACAATGTTTGATTCCTGGTATCTGGCCGCTGCCGCCTACAACGCCGGAGAGGGCAAGATTCAGCGAGCCATGCGTCGACATCAGACCGATGATTTCTGGGAAATGGCTCGCTTTAATTATCTCAAACGTGAAACCAAGGATTATATTCCGCGTCTGATCGCGGCCATTATGATCGCTCGGGAGCCGGAAAAGTATGGTTTTGTCGAGATCGAGTACGAAGATCCGTTCGCCTTTGATCTGGTCAGGCTTGAGGACGCGACGGATCTCAAGGTGATTGCCTGGGCGGCGGGGGTGCCGGTGGAAGAGCTTCGCAAACTCAATCCCGAACTCAGCTATTGGTGTACTCCGCCGGGAGCCGGGAACTATGAACTGCGGGTTCCTGAAGGCTCCGGTCAGGTTTGTCAGCAGGTTTTGTCCGGGCTGTCGCCGGAGAAAAGGATAACCTTTCGCAAACATCTGATAGCGCCCGGGGACACCCTCTCAACCATTGCCCGGCGTTATCGTACCGGAGTCAGTCAGATCAAGGAGTTAAACGGGCTTGCCGGAACTCGTATCCGGGCCGGCCGCGAGCTTTTGATTCCGGTGCGGGTTGCCGGCAGCGGGCCGGTGGTTTTTGATCAGGCGATCTATCGTTCAGGCAGTCCTGCCGCTCTGCCGCCGGTGCCGTCAGGATCAGGTGGGCAGACTGCGTACCGGGTGCGCACGGGCGACAGTTTATGGAAAATAGCCCGGCGTTACAATCTTAGCGTGGCGGAGCTTCAGCTTTTTAATGATCTGGGCCAGTCAACCACTATCAAGCCGGGACAGGTCCTGCGCTTGCGGCCTGCGGCTGCCAACCGGATAAAGCCGAAGCCGGTTCCCGTGGTTAAAGGCAAAAAGGAACGCCAGGAGATCGTGACCTTGAATAGGGGTGATAATCTCTGGCGTATCGCCCG